From the genome of Methanocorpusculum sp., one region includes:
- a CDS encoding SDR family oxidoreductase, which yields MQYLITGGAGFIASHIAEDLIARNHDVVLIDDMSAGSAKNIQPDAEFIKGSVTDRALLDKICKTHTFEGIFHLAAVASVQKSIEDPTLVHEVNATGTMNILNAAKEHTIRKVVLSTSAAAYGDNPVFPKREDMLPEPLSPYAVSKIAGEMYCRNFADLFGVETVALRYFNVFGPRQDPNAEYAAVIPKFTEKIVHGEKPIIFGDGNQTRDFVFVKDVVQANMLAMNSHTSGLFNIGTGIQTSLNDLAGMIMRAAGVTCEIIYQDPRPGDIRYSVADISKAKQELGYAPKYSIEDGIKETVAYFKDLL from the coding sequence ATGCAGTACCTCATCACCGGCGGTGCCGGATTCATCGCATCCCACATAGCAGAAGACCTGATTGCCAGAAACCATGACGTCGTCCTCATCGATGATATGTCTGCAGGAAGCGCTAAAAATATCCAACCTGACGCTGAATTCATCAAAGGTTCGGTCACGGACCGTGCCCTTCTCGACAAGATCTGTAAGACCCATACCTTCGAAGGCATCTTCCATCTAGCAGCGGTCGCAAGCGTCCAGAAGTCCATCGAGGATCCGACACTCGTCCATGAAGTCAACGCGACAGGCACCATGAATATCCTCAACGCAGCAAAAGAACACACCATCCGAAAAGTCGTCCTCTCTACGTCAGCCGCGGCATACGGCGACAACCCGGTGTTCCCGAAAAGAGAAGACATGCTGCCTGAGCCGCTCTCGCCGTACGCTGTCTCAAAGATCGCAGGAGAGATGTACTGCAGAAACTTTGCCGACCTCTTCGGCGTCGAGACCGTGGCCCTCAGATACTTCAACGTGTTTGGCCCGCGTCAGGACCCGAATGCCGAGTATGCCGCCGTCATCCCGAAGTTCACCGAAAAGATCGTCCACGGAGAGAAGCCGATCATCTTCGGCGATGGGAACCAGACACGTGACTTCGTCTTTGTCAAAGACGTCGTCCAGGCAAATATGCTCGCGATGAACTCCCATACGAGCGGCCTTTTCAACATCGGGACCGGGATCCAGACCTCATTGAACGATCTTGCAGGAATGATCATGCGTGCAGCGGGGGTCACCTGCGAAATAATCTATCAGGATCCACGACCTGGCGACATCAGATACTCGGTCGCCGACATCTCAAAGGCAAAACAGGAGCTGGGATATGCACCGAAGTACTCGATCGAGGACGGGATCAAAGAGACGGTCGCATACTTCAAAGACCTCCTTTGA
- the uvrB gene encoding excinuclease ABC subunit UvrB, protein MPDQFSLQSSYSPKGSQPKAIEELTEGLQDGERFQTLLGVTGSGKTFTIANVIQNVQRPTLVLAHNKTLAAQLYNEFKDFFPNNHIEYFVSYYDFYQPESYIAKKDQYIEKDASINPKIEMMRLAATASLLSHRDTIVIASVSCIYGLGNPENFQNLGFEIRQGQNIGRRELLERLISILFERNDMELMPGRFRVKGDTVDLIPGYFNDIIRIELFGDTIDRISEIDKTTGKEKERMEYFFIYPARHFVTPESEKQAAIDSIRAELEEVLAENRLDDLAAHRLRQRTQYDLEMIEETGSCKGIENYSRHFDRRLAGEKPYCLLDYFPDDFLMVIDESHQSLPQVRGMYNGDHSRKQSLVEYGFRLPSAFDNRPLMFAEFEKYLKQVIFVSATPGDYEREHSSQIVEQIIRPTGLVDPVVEVRPIKGQTDDLLREIEAVIKRGDRALVTTLTKKLAEEFTEYLAGQGIKTRYLHSEIQTLERTELIRQLRLGIFDVLVGINLLREGLDIPEVGFIGILDADKEGFLRDARSLIQIIGRAARNSDSHVVLYADKMTDSMRAALAETARRREMQIAFNEEHGITPVTIIKPVREKEIDIKDIRHLPKLEIPNLIIELESEMNAAAASLDFERAIQLRDRLKALRSGS, encoded by the coding sequence ATGCCTGACCAGTTTTCCCTACAGTCGTCCTATTCCCCCAAAGGCTCCCAGCCGAAAGCGATCGAAGAGCTGACCGAAGGTCTTCAGGATGGTGAACGATTCCAGACACTTCTGGGTGTCACCGGTTCTGGAAAGACCTTCACGATCGCGAACGTCATACAAAATGTCCAGCGTCCGACCCTCGTTCTTGCCCACAACAAGACCCTTGCCGCCCAGCTTTACAACGAGTTCAAGGATTTTTTTCCGAACAATCATATCGAGTATTTCGTCTCGTACTATGATTTTTATCAGCCTGAGAGTTATATCGCGAAAAAGGATCAGTACATAGAGAAGGACGCCTCCATCAATCCGAAGATCGAGATGATGCGCCTTGCGGCGACCGCGTCGCTCCTGTCCCACCGCGATACCATCGTGATTGCGTCGGTCTCCTGTATTTACGGTCTCGGCAACCCGGAAAATTTCCAGAATCTCGGGTTTGAGATCCGTCAGGGACAGAATATCGGCCGCCGCGAACTTCTTGAACGGCTGATCTCGATCCTGTTTGAGAGAAACGACATGGAGTTGATGCCCGGCAGGTTCCGCGTCAAAGGCGACACCGTGGATCTCATCCCGGGTTACTTCAACGATATCATTCGGATCGAACTGTTCGGCGACACAATCGACCGGATCAGTGAGATCGATAAAACCACGGGAAAGGAGAAGGAGCGGATGGAGTACTTCTTCATCTATCCCGCCCGCCATTTCGTCACGCCTGAGTCGGAGAAGCAGGCGGCTATTGATTCTATCAGGGCCGAGCTGGAAGAGGTGCTTGCCGAGAACCGTCTGGACGATCTTGCGGCGCACAGGCTGCGTCAGAGGACCCAGTATGATCTGGAGATGATCGAAGAAACGGGTTCCTGTAAAGGGATCGAAAACTACTCCCGGCACTTCGATCGCCGGCTTGCGGGAGAAAAGCCGTACTGTCTGCTGGATTATTTCCCTGATGATTTTCTGATGGTTATCGATGAGAGTCATCAGTCTCTCCCGCAGGTTCGGGGGATGTACAACGGCGACCATTCCAGGAAGCAGTCTCTTGTGGAATACGGGTTCCGTCTGCCGAGCGCATTCGATAACCGGCCGCTGATGTTCGCTGAGTTTGAGAAGTATTTGAAGCAGGTGATCTTCGTTTCGGCAACGCCGGGAGATTATGAACGGGAGCATTCGTCTCAGATCGTGGAGCAGATCATCCGCCCGACGGGTCTCGTTGATCCTGTGGTGGAGGTCCGGCCGATCAAGGGTCAGACTGATGATCTGCTTAGGGAGATAGAGGCGGTGATCAAACGCGGGGATCGTGCTCTTGTGACGACGCTCACGAAGAAACTCGCCGAAGAGTTTACCGAGTATCTTGCAGGTCAGGGTATCAAGACCCGGTATCTGCACTCGGAGATCCAGACCCTGGAGCGGACCGAGCTTATCCGTCAGCTGAGGCTCGGTATTTTTGATGTTCTCGTGGGGATCAATCTGCTGAGGGAGGGACTGGATATCCCGGAGGTCGGGTTTATCGGGATCCTGGATGCGGATAAAGAGGGGTTCCTGCGGGATGCCCGGAGTCTTATCCAGATCATCGGGCGGGCTGCCCGGAATTCCGACTCGCATGTCGTGCTGTATGCGGATAAGATGACGGATTCGATGCGGGCGGCCCTTGCCGAGACGGCACGCCGTCGTGAGATGCAGATCGCATTCAATGAAGAACACGGGATAACGCCGGTGACGATCATAAAACCGGTGCGGGAGAAGGAGATCGATATCAAGGATATCCGGCACCTGCCGAAGTTGGAGATCCCGAATCTGATCATCGAGCTGGAGTCGGAGATGAATGCAGCGGCGGCGTCGCTGGATTTCGAGCGGGCGATCCAGCTCCGGGACCGGTTGAAGGCGTTGAGGAGCGGGTCGTGA
- a CDS encoding DUF4013 domain-containing protein: protein MEHADIISGAYTYTKEAFFGLKFLPRWIVLFLYFVIPILVCLVIVSLLFQLAVLPLLVSVFVNNNYGFTASSLSGLLQYLAVIISLACVFFVPLIQGYCYRIAKSEAGEMPDHKNLWGLFFSGWRINFVVLYYAIPIIVISLIYAMIFYYLFPEAGLYTTIDVLALESLFTVLITLSYVAIQFITIILVSLYAFVGLVHLTRSGSLGQATHIREMSAIIKKIGWYDYILSLVIMSILFLLVTFILITLAQIFAFNGVAIVILIGVYLFVMIPIIVFFVRYLSQVYDTAFIVPEADEVDFDDF, encoded by the coding sequence ATGGAACATGCAGATATCATATCAGGAGCTTATACCTATACCAAAGAGGCGTTTTTCGGTCTGAAATTTTTACCGCGTTGGATCGTTCTGTTTCTCTACTTCGTTATTCCGATCCTGGTCTGCCTGGTCATCGTTTCACTCCTCTTCCAGCTCGCCGTTCTGCCGCTGCTCGTCAGCGTGTTTGTCAACAACAACTACGGATTCACTGCATCGAGTTTGTCCGGACTTCTGCAGTATCTTGCTGTCATCATCAGTCTTGCCTGTGTCTTCTTCGTCCCGCTGATCCAGGGATACTGTTATCGTATCGCCAAAAGCGAAGCCGGGGAGATGCCTGATCATAAGAATCTCTGGGGGCTGTTTTTCAGCGGATGGCGGATCAATTTCGTCGTTCTCTATTACGCGATCCCGATAATCGTCATCTCGCTCATCTATGCGATGATCTTTTATTATCTCTTCCCCGAAGCAGGGCTGTATACCACGATCGATGTGCTGGCGCTGGAAAGTCTGTTCACCGTTCTTATCACCCTGTCGTATGTGGCCATCCAGTTCATCACCATAATCCTGGTTTCGCTGTATGCGTTCGTGGGTCTCGTTCATCTGACAAGATCCGGCTCGCTTGGTCAGGCGACCCATATCCGCGAAATGTCCGCGATCATTAAAAAAATCGGCTGGTATGATTACATCCTCTCCCTCGTTATCATGAGCATCCTCTTCCTGCTGGTCACGTTCATCCTGATCACGCTTGCCCAGATCTTTGCCTTCAACGGTGTCGCGATCGTGATCCTCATTGGCGTCTATCTGTTCGTCATGATCCCGATCATCGTATTTTTCGTCAGATATCTCTCCCAGGTCTACGACACGGCATTCATTGTTCCGGAGGCTGACGAGGTCGACTTCGATGATTTCTGA
- a CDS encoding HD domain-containing protein, protein MEKTQFVENISESTLVDSLFLIKRADLRSKRGEQFAHLTLADRTGVIEAKFHGEKAEEIARIIQVGRVYKISGKGRINQNGEIHVFSDSLETAKDIFAGPVTLKPGQETAFIYTPADLNANALEIQKIIGTIKNGDLKLFVACCLDGRFYGCPAAIRRHHEYTGGLCEHSLETVKIALSLVDIIPRTDINRDMVIAGAVLHDIGKIFCFDKVGYGYVPNDTYNLIEHITMGIMYIDEYKNLISDDQLLQLRHIIQSHHGSYGDVIPLTVEAWLIHEADSGSSLLRSVVDDLAETPTGQKKKGLRSEKFLWHAV, encoded by the coding sequence ATGGAAAAAACCCAATTCGTAGAAAATATCAGCGAATCCACCCTGGTGGATTCACTCTTCCTGATAAAACGTGCCGACCTCAGAAGCAAACGCGGCGAACAGTTCGCCCACCTCACCCTTGCCGACCGGACCGGTGTCATCGAAGCAAAGTTTCATGGAGAAAAAGCTGAAGAGATCGCCAGGATCATACAGGTCGGCCGCGTCTATAAAATATCCGGCAAAGGCAGGATCAACCAGAACGGCGAGATCCATGTCTTCTCCGACTCGCTTGAGACCGCGAAAGATATCTTTGCAGGTCCCGTCACCCTGAAACCCGGTCAGGAAACCGCGTTCATCTACACTCCCGCCGACCTCAACGCCAATGCTCTCGAGATCCAGAAGATCATCGGCACCATCAAAAACGGCGACCTCAAACTCTTCGTTGCCTGCTGCCTCGACGGACGATTCTACGGATGTCCGGCAGCTATACGCCGCCACCACGAATACACCGGCGGTCTCTGTGAACACTCTCTCGAAACCGTCAAGATCGCCCTCTCGCTCGTTGATATCATACCCAGAACAGACATAAACCGGGACATGGTCATCGCCGGCGCTGTTCTCCATGACATCGGCAAGATCTTCTGCTTCGACAAAGTCGGATACGGCTATGTGCCAAACGACACCTACAACCTCATAGAGCATATCACGATGGGGATCATGTACATCGACGAGTACAAAAATCTCATCTCCGACGACCAGCTTCTTCAGCTCAGACACATCATCCAGTCCCATCACGGATCCTACGGGGACGTCATTCCGCTCACCGTCGAAGCGTGGCTCATCCATGAAGCCGATTCCGGTAGCTCCCTTCTCCGGAGCGTCGTCGACGATCTTGCCGAAACGCCCACCGGTCAGAAGAAAAAAGGTCTGCGTTCCGAGAAATTCCTATGGCATGCCGTATAA
- the brxD gene encoding BREX system ATP-binding protein BrxD, which yields MSEHNGHSDRKLESVGIINALRRGTVPQAGLSRLAVGLSTEEKVIRSQLEYVACGHADCKFVRGEYGSGKTFLISRAVEIGQKQRFVTSHVVISPDTPLHKLQAIYARICSGFTTGTEEHALKSIIDTWIYGIEDRLISTGIKEDDPRLVDLTEKEIESVLERVSGMSSGLASALRTYYQANNKGDFATAQAAIGWVSGESTVGRSFKAQAGVKGGITEGDALQFLKGLVYVMTQAGYAGLLVSFDEAETAQAFARPQREKGYINLRQIVDMIDKNELPNCFFLFAGTPAFFDSSKGIRSLPPLYDRIGIIADDGFSNPMQTQIVLPKFDVEKLGEAAGKVMNIYAEAYQEVDKTRVSPKFIRTMIEKVTNRFGGRVDVVPRLYLREFVDVLDKCALYPNYQPMEKYVFVPENGGTVLKEEEKAVMEVSW from the coding sequence ATGTCGGAACATAACGGACATAGTGACCGGAAACTGGAGAGCGTTGGGATCATCAATGCACTTCGCCGGGGAACGGTGCCACAGGCCGGACTTTCCCGACTCGCGGTCGGTCTTTCGACCGAGGAAAAGGTCATCAGATCCCAACTGGAGTATGTGGCATGCGGGCATGCGGACTGCAAATTCGTTCGCGGTGAGTATGGATCCGGTAAGACCTTTCTGATCTCCCGGGCGGTCGAGATCGGACAGAAGCAGCGGTTCGTCACCTCGCATGTCGTCATCTCGCCGGACACGCCGCTTCATAAACTTCAGGCGATCTACGCCAGGATCTGTTCTGGATTCACTACAGGGACCGAGGAGCATGCGCTGAAAAGCATCATCGACACCTGGATCTACGGGATCGAGGACCGTCTGATCAGTACCGGGATCAAAGAGGATGATCCGCGTCTGGTCGATCTGACGGAAAAGGAGATCGAGTCGGTCCTTGAACGGGTGAGCGGGATGAGTTCCGGTCTTGCCTCGGCTCTGCGAACGTATTATCAGGCAAATAATAAAGGCGATTTTGCCACGGCTCAGGCGGCGATCGGCTGGGTGTCGGGAGAGTCAACGGTCGGCAGAAGCTTCAAGGCACAGGCAGGGGTCAAAGGCGGGATCACCGAGGGCGATGCTCTGCAGTTCCTGAAAGGTCTGGTGTATGTGATGACCCAGGCAGGGTATGCCGGTCTTCTGGTGAGTTTTGACGAGGCAGAAACTGCCCAGGCTTTTGCCCGTCCCCAGAGAGAGAAGGGGTATATCAATCTCCGGCAGATCGTCGATATGATCGATAAGAATGAGCTGCCGAACTGTTTCTTCCTTTTTGCCGGAACGCCGGCGTTCTTCGATAGTTCAAAAGGCATCCGTTCCCTCCCTCCTCTCTACGACCGGATCGGGATCATCGCTGATGACGGATTTTCGAATCCCATGCAGACCCAGATCGTTCTTCCCAAGTTCGATGTGGAGAAGCTTGGCGAGGCCGCAGGCAAGGTCATGAATATCTATGCAGAGGCATATCAGGAGGTGGATAAGACCCGCGTTTCACCCAAATTCATCAGAACGATGATCGAAAAGGTGACCAACCGGTTCGGCGGCCGGGTGGATGTTGTTCCAAGACTCTACCTACGCGAGTTCGTGGATGTTCTGGACAAATGCGCCCTGTATCCGAATTATCAGCCGATGGAGAAGTACGTGTTTGTCCCGGAGAACGGTGGAACCGTTCTCAAAGAGGAGGAAAAAGCGGTAATGGAAGTGTCTTGGTGA
- a CDS encoding lipopolysaccharide assembly protein LapB: MTDDPAATAKNLSVGMELFNAGKYAEVISFASGTSDPALLLLAARSYTETGLYDTAGSLLKDLIRLMPASSYLHSYLGLVLEHSDRNTAAEEYATALILDPENKAALRKYAALLLEKEDMRGAIPSLRALVRLENNPDDIRKLMQTLTRVGEPSEAIALHIQNFGDDTFSHEYIDALYAEKEYQKAMRLSLRAWNTLKDTVYLRQSLEALAALDPAGAERAYRSALDSLEEAHVDDETVSQIRFSYILLEKLLGNYTSARYELGELLKTTKDPVYRLLFAELEARLGNGEAANSVYRELITQLCKADDADPLLQELVISKFTAFLSTVRTKEEVAGIISIILSPYPTPVCLAWIGKAYEEAGSLSQARDWYYRAYRADFIRGGIAYSGFLRRSGDERECETTIRYMMANTSKIPDIEIIADSVFNGEEGIYKNVKAKDMIIKKLSSVTDKLSSNGREMLSAGYLYSGIDALERQDYETCKWCCLAGIDVLPCYPARIRVEDFMDVLSRLKGRALAERPVIVETQVEEEEQKTDAYDLSFLDSRESAVFIFLKEHREATEMDLRAVLETRRVAGIVNSMLTKLAEHGISLIEKRGVGERGEVYGYVGT; this comes from the coding sequence ATGACCGACGACCCTGCTGCAACCGCCAAGAACCTCTCCGTTGGAATGGAGCTTTTCAACGCCGGAAAGTACGCAGAGGTCATCTCCTTTGCATCCGGCACAAGTGATCCTGCACTTCTTCTTTTAGCCGCACGGAGTTACACGGAGACCGGTCTGTATGACACGGCAGGCTCCCTCCTGAAAGATCTCATCCGGCTCATGCCGGCATCCTCGTATCTGCACAGTTATCTCGGTCTTGTTCTGGAACATTCTGACCGAAATACTGCCGCAGAAGAGTATGCGACCGCTCTGATCCTTGATCCGGAGAACAAAGCCGCTCTCCGGAAGTACGCTGCTCTCCTTCTCGAAAAGGAGGATATGAGAGGTGCCATACCCTCACTGCGTGCTCTCGTAAGACTGGAAAACAATCCGGATGACATCAGAAAACTGATGCAGACCCTTACCCGCGTCGGCGAACCCAGTGAGGCGATCGCTCTCCATATCCAGAACTTCGGGGACGATACCTTCAGTCATGAGTACATCGACGCACTGTATGCGGAAAAGGAGTATCAGAAGGCGATGCGTCTCTCCCTTCGTGCATGGAACACGCTCAAAGACACTGTCTATCTCAGGCAGAGTCTGGAGGCACTCGCCGCACTTGATCCGGCCGGCGCCGAGCGGGCATACCGTTCAGCACTGGACAGTCTTGAGGAGGCACATGTCGATGATGAAACCGTTTCGCAGATCAGGTTCTCCTACATCCTTCTCGAAAAACTTCTCGGCAACTATACCTCTGCGAGGTATGAGCTGGGCGAACTGCTCAAAACGACAAAAGATCCGGTGTACCGCCTGCTCTTTGCCGAACTGGAAGCACGCCTTGGAAACGGTGAAGCGGCGAACAGTGTTTACCGTGAGCTGATCACCCAGCTCTGCAAAGCTGATGACGCCGACCCGCTTCTTCAGGAACTGGTCATATCCAAATTCACCGCTTTTCTCTCGACCGTACGCACAAAAGAAGAGGTCGCGGGGATCATCAGCATCATTCTCTCACCGTATCCAACGCCGGTTTGTCTCGCGTGGATCGGCAAAGCATACGAAGAAGCAGGTTCCCTGTCTCAGGCACGGGACTGGTATTACCGGGCTTACCGGGCGGACTTCATCCGCGGTGGTATCGCCTATTCCGGTTTTCTCAGGCGAAGCGGAGACGAACGCGAGTGCGAGACAACGATCCGGTATATGATGGCGAATACGTCCAAAATCCCGGATATCGAGATCATCGCAGATTCCGTGTTCAATGGTGAGGAAGGGATCTATAAAAATGTCAAAGCAAAGGATATGATCATCAAGAAACTCAGCAGTGTCACCGACAAACTCTCTTCGAACGGACGCGAGATGCTCTCTGCAGGCTACCTGTATTCAGGCATCGATGCACTGGAACGGCAGGACTATGAGACCTGCAAATGGTGCTGTCTCGCAGGCATCGACGTTCTTCCCTGTTATCCGGCAAGGATCCGCGTGGAGGATTTCATGGATGTCCTCTCGCGTCTGAAAGGTCGGGCACTTGCCGAACGACCGGTCATCGTCGAGACCCAGGTGGAAGAAGAGGAGCAAAAAACTGACGCCTATGATCTCTCGTTCCTTGATTCGCGTGAGTCTGCGGTTTTCATCTTCCTAAAAGAACACCGCGAAGCAACAGAAATGGATCTTCGCGCCGTTCTCGAGACCCGGCGTGTTGCGGGTATCGTAAACTCGATGCTTACCAAACTTGCCGAACACGGGATCTCGCTGATCGAGAAACGCGGTGTCGGTGAACGCGGCGAGGTGTACGGTTATGTCGGAACATAA
- a CDS encoding DJ-1/PfpI family protein encodes MKILFVIASDRFIDKGYTVPKKILEDQGVECLTASTVHGKCYGMHGEIVESDFSISEVHPADFDGIVIDGGIGCQDELWRNEKLIDITNQIGRTGKVAAAICLAPVILAEAGLLAGKKATCLQTPATLRILTLDKAEIMQDKVVVDGNVVTAQTPFDAEEFGRAILSVIL; translated from the coding sequence ATGAAGATTCTCTTCGTCATTGCATCAGACCGTTTCATAGATAAGGGATATACTGTTCCTAAAAAAATACTCGAAGACCAGGGCGTTGAATGTTTGACCGCATCAACCGTCCACGGGAAATGTTACGGCATGCACGGAGAGATCGTTGAGTCGGACTTCTCAATAAGTGAAGTACATCCTGCAGATTTTGATGGTATCGTCATCGACGGCGGGATCGGCTGCCAGGACGAACTCTGGCGAAATGAAAAACTCATCGATATAACCAACCAGATCGGCAGAACCGGCAAAGTCGCCGCTGCCATATGTCTCGCTCCCGTTATCCTGGCTGAAGCTGGCCTCCTTGCCGGGAAAAAAGCGACCTGTCTTCAGACGCCTGCAACGCTTCGGATCCTCACACTCGATAAAGCAGAGATCATGCAGGACAAAGTCGTCGTTGATGGTAACGTAGTTACTGCACAAACCCCCTTCGATGCTGAAGAGTTCGGACGTGCCATTCTGTCAGTAATACTCTGA
- a CDS encoding replication protein C, translating to MLWIEKYRPTSFEEVIGQNSPVKQLSAYAAQGNLPHLMVIGRSGCGKSSTLEVFSRLFYTEAAAENTTVLPVSVMFSQGHTYFAENDRFAHLYQKNKSVLANFKYVVRWHASLKPLSAPFRLIIFDGAGDLTKDAQAALRRIMEQYSQTCRFIFVTNSLASIIDPIRSRCVPLYFLPIDEATMRDYLKHVLEQEGCNDAISDENLDMLILGSKGDLRKALVWLELMALHDVSDLSELMTTETGELSAAVILAAGRGDFAAAQRIVENLQIDYGMGAGDVLRSLRQCLIGNITPDLALLFSKADITLVEGQNEYLQMNAFVAELTELIGRSSV from the coding sequence ATGCTCTGGATTGAAAAATACCGCCCGACATCATTCGAAGAAGTGATAGGACAGAATAGTCCGGTAAAGCAGTTATCGGCGTATGCCGCACAGGGAAACCTCCCGCATCTGATGGTGATCGGACGAAGCGGCTGCGGGAAGTCCTCAACTCTTGAGGTCTTCTCCCGACTTTTTTATACCGAAGCGGCTGCAGAAAACACGACCGTGCTGCCGGTGAGCGTGATGTTTTCTCAGGGTCACACCTATTTTGCAGAGAACGACCGGTTCGCTCACCTGTATCAGAAGAACAAATCCGTTCTCGCGAATTTCAAGTATGTCGTCAGGTGGCATGCCTCGCTTAAACCTCTCTCCGCTCCGTTTCGTCTGATCATCTTTGACGGAGCAGGCGATCTCACGAAGGACGCCCAGGCCGCTCTTCGCCGGATCATGGAACAGTACAGTCAGACCTGCCGGTTCATCTTCGTCACCAACTCTCTGGCATCGATCATCGACCCGATTAGATCAAGGTGCGTCCCGCTCTACTTTTTGCCGATCGATGAAGCAACGATGCGGGACTATCTGAAGCATGTGCTCGAACAGGAAGGATGCAATGATGCGATCTCCGACGAGAATCTGGATATGCTGATCCTCGGGTCAAAGGGCGATCTCAGAAAGGCTCTCGTCTGGCTGGAACTCATGGCCCTTCACGACGTCAGCGATCTTTCAGAGCTTATGACGACTGAGACCGGCGAGTTGTCGGCAGCGGTCATCCTTGCGGCCGGCCGGGGTGATTTTGCAGCAGCCCAACGCATCGTTGAAAATCTTCAGATAGATTACGGCATGGGTGCAGGCGACGTGCTCCGTTCGCTTCGTCAATGTCTTATTGGGAATATTACCCCGGATCTGGCACTGCTTTTCTCCAAGGCCGATATAACGCTCGTCGAGGGGCAGAACGAATATCTCCAGATGAACGCGTTCGTTGCCGAACTGACGGAACTGATCGGCCGCTCTTCCGTCTGA
- a CDS encoding 4-phosphopantoate--beta-alanine ligase, whose protein sequence is MSDIPTSHPRYKSLITREQLAAHAKSGVVSMEGLTSHGRGEAFDYLFGEKTSASALEAEKLAARVLLAAKHPVLSINGNTAALAAHEIALLQKASGAEVEVNLFHRTEERMTLVTGVLEEAGCIVSKGPVERCVPLPHARGLCRPDGIGSADVVLVPLEDGDRCEALIAMGKLVITVDLNPIDRTSKTATLPIIDEVTRALPNIALECERLKASGETISMPEIDGRYFLRQAIKDIQEFLAHALD, encoded by the coding sequence ATGTCTGATATTCCCACATCACACCCAAGATACAAATCGCTTATCACGAGAGAACAGCTTGCCGCTCACGCAAAAAGCGGCGTCGTCTCTATGGAGGGTCTGACCTCCCACGGACGCGGTGAAGCGTTCGATTATCTGTTCGGCGAAAAAACATCCGCATCAGCGCTGGAAGCCGAGAAACTCGCCGCCCGTGTTCTGCTTGCGGCAAAGCATCCGGTCCTTTCCATCAATGGAAACACCGCAGCTCTTGCGGCGCACGAGATCGCTCTGCTGCAGAAGGCGAGCGGTGCCGAGGTCGAGGTGAACCTGTTCCACCGGACCGAGGAGCGGATGACACTCGTCACCGGTGTTCTCGAAGAGGCCGGGTGTATCGTTTCCAAAGGACCTGTCGAGCGGTGCGTCCCGCTCCCCCATGCCCGCGGTCTCTGCCGACCAGACGGTATCGGATCGGCTGACGTTGTTCTCGTCCCTCTCGAAGACGGTGACCGGTGCGAAGCCCTCATTGCGATGGGCAAACTGGTGATCACGGTGGATCTGAACCCGATCGACCGGACATCCAAGACCGCCACCCTGCCGATCATCGACGAGGTCACCCGTGCCTTGCCTAACATCGCTCTGGAATGCGAGCGGCTTAAGGCCTCGGGCGAGACCATCTCCATGCCCGAGATCGACGGAAGATATTTCCTCAGGCAGGCGATAAAGGATATTCAGGAATTCCTTGCCCATGCTCTGGATTGA